TCGAACTGACTCTTAAAGAGCAACGCTCAGCTCGCAAAGGGTTTCCAAACAggaaatattgtattttgtataaaatgtgcGCTCAATTTATAACTAAGAGGTTTTATCGTATCTTTTGCGGGTCAAGCAAAAAttaatgtcataattttcaatagaaGAAATAGGGAGAATgtaaaagtttaaagaaatttcagaaattaaaatgaacatttgaatACGAGTAACGGCTGAAGTAACTCACATATGTATGTTATAATGCCTAAGTCGGCTTTCGGTAAATTAAATCCAaatagatcaggtttgaaacaaacaaacactacTAACCTTGTAAGAAGCTCATTATTTTTACGTTTAAGGTTTTCTGCCTCCTTTTTCAGTTCACTGATTTCTAAATCACGTCTATCTATTTCCTTTTTATATCTGCAAGAGGAATTTGAGGTAACCATTTATATCCAGATACGAGCACTATATCATGTAATTAAATAATCTACAAAACGTTATACAAAATTGCATTTAAGAGTGTGcattatttgctgaaaatatgTGTTACTGAAATATATGTAACTTGGATTAACTTTACGAGCATTTCTGCATCTATTTTAAAAGAGGAATACTGAAATGAGTAAAAATGCAATTGTCATTGACGTTGGAGCGTTTTCAAAGTTGGGCTTCCaggtgcgtgtgtgcgtgcgtgtgtgtgtttcgTTGGGGTGGGGAAGAAGTGGGGGAGCTTAACTGTCAACCCTACTCATTGTTTCCTGAAAAAAGTTCAACCCAGATTTTACCATTGCAGTAACTACCATGGTCAAAGTTATTTATTCACTGTTAAAGGAGTCTTATCTTACCCTTCTTTAGATTTTTTCCAGAGGCCAAAACTTGCTTTGGggattcaaaattcaaaacatatatGAGCTATTGTGTATGGCCTTCAACGGAATACATTATCTTGCCGGTGTGTGAACGGATAAAAtagatatgtaaatattgaacTATGCTCAAAATCTTACagagagaaaaagaaaatttacatatGGAGATGTAGACTTTTAACGGACTGATTCTTTCAGGCGAACACTATCTTGATATAGTGAATATTTGTACTTATGAATTCGAACATCTATACGTTCACGGCACACTTTTTGATTGGACTATAACGCACGAATTAGCCGACATAACTTAACcttatgataaacatttttgtCATCATGTATATGTGATATAATATTGTGTTACTAAATCTAAAAAAGACAATGATTAGAGTACATCAGACTAAAAAAAAACCTATcttcatatatataataactaATAACCTCTTAATACCAGACTGAATAATACCtttcgttttgtttgtttgaacGTGACTGTAGATCTTGTAACTGTTTTGTTAATATATCCTTCCTATCTTTCAGCGTGCTAAGTTCATGTGATTCGTGACTACAAATAAATTACTGGTAAAACAATGGTATTCTTAACATATATATAACTAATCATGCTACAagtgtttaatatatttaaaataatatgtcgTATTACACCTCAAGTTATcatgtatatgtacatatatttgcATTAAACAATGCTAAATTACAAATGCTTAATACATTATTTCAGAATCACACTTTTCATGTCTTAAGTTCAACATATGTCATATAAATACTGCTTAAAACTAAATAACATAAAACTACTTTTACTTTCTCGTTTCATGTTTCCCGGTGATATACTTCTGTGACATCGGCTGTTTCCTAACGGGTTGTCTTTCATCAGTATGACTACTTGGATTTAACGACTGCTCCTCTTCCGTAACATCACTACAACAACAGCCAGACATTGTTCATCATAATATGCCACTAAAATCTATACTGGTTTGTACTATGAAGAAAGAACTTATGCACTAAGTCGCAATCAGATTCGtgtaatatttttcatatgcTATGTTATTACACGGCTACAAATGTAAATGTTCCTTTGTAAATATAGATAGGCAATGGTGCACGATAACAATGTAAGTTTAAATGTATTCCTTCGTTCAATAGTTCTTCTAATAATTAAGCTTTAAGTTGTTGTAAGTGACGTTGAAATAGAAATGATCCTGCTTTCCACCACTGTGACAGAAAATTACACAAATACACACATCTTATGCGAGATTGTTTGTATAATCCGGTTCAATACTAAATATCACGAGTCGTCATGAAATTTGCATTCTCTGAAAAACAAATTAACGAGGAAGTATATCTATCTGAGTCTGTATTGTGAACGTTGTTACTTGATCAGGTAACAGTATCATACCTTATACATATTAATTATATTGTTTACGATCGATGAGCGGTTGAGTTACAAATCGTTAAACGTCGGTCAATGACTAATTTAAACATCGATAAGCTTAGTTATtcaatataataaacaattcacataatacaacttttagaCCTATTCAATTATAGTTGTATCAGAAATAATATGTGGTCATCACTTTTACACAGATATATGCCAACTCGTATCGTCTCATCATCTTGCTTTTTTTACTTGTCCAATGCATTTGTGTCATCATCTTCCCAATACAGGGCAGGCTAAACGGTGTTGTAAACTATTAATCAATGTGCCCTGTAAGCTTTGCATTGGTTTACCATCATGTAGGCATTGGAACCACAAGTACAAACTCCAAGTAAGCACTatcaattttagatttatttgtAGCTAACTGtatcaaagtacacagtctgaaaaaTATCTAAAGTATCATTTTCtggaaaaagagttatttgagctgaaaaaaaagatcctggataaaatattttgaaaaatggagACATGTTAGTTTAAACTTTGTTGTAGGCTTAGGGTTCATTAtatctcatgcaaaccatgcattTTCTACCTCTAAGCAtgaaaaatcatgcataattactgCAACAGTCAGCAGTTAGTAAAGAAAATTTGTAAAGAGCAAATCGTTTAATGCTCtagggaaagtgtgacatttttatggtgaaatttgtcaacaaacagacgattttttatAAAAGGTAAAAACCCACAGGATTGTTAAAAGGTAAAAatgttgagaaagctattgctaAAAggagaacaatctctgctaccaAATATATATACGTCAAAGTATGGAAAATGTCtacaaatatgagaaaatcaaataaaaatttcatGACTGTGAGATGCATTACTGTGTTATCATGTAACACAGGGgacatagatagcttacttttccattgcatcgatataacatggacaggattaggattgacaaacggtgttcactcaccaaatttcactctataaacagtgTTTCTCTTCTGTAAAAGGGGCTTCTCTAAAAAGTTCTGTTTCacgttttatttcaaatactgataTTCAACACTTTAAAAGTAGAGATCTGTCTCCGCAACAACCAGGACAGCCAGTTGCCAGTTCGCGTGAATAACTAACTGCCCACTGAAATGAagttgtttatacatttttgaaggAAAATGGGATTTGCTCTAAGATATTAATATCCAGTAATATGTAAATCTATCTCCACAGTTATCAGGAGAGCCAGCTGGCATTTCACACGCGAATAGctaactgcctactggtaggcatctggttattcgacatttttcagaaaatcacCTTTTCACAAATCGTTCAACTTAATCCTTGAGACGTTcttaaattataatatttaacaCTTAAGATGTATTCGACAATCTTTGCAACGATTAGAAGAGCCAGTTGCttattcgcgatatgtttcagaaaaaacTACTTATATCTTACATAAGGTCTTCATTATGTAATTTTAGCAATATGGAACGTATTTTCCTGTTTTTTCCCATTTCAGAATTTGCAAAGATAGATGTACATTAGTAGATGGTTATATATTATGctcaaaaataaagttttttgatCCATCCCTGTTCTATACATTAGCATTCTGACTTACCTTTCAATGTAATAGATTTGCTTAACTGTAGGCCCAAGTGTTCCGCATTTATTAATTGGACTTCTTTTTCACTCAGAATGCAGTCCCTttcaaaattcaataaataaatgagtaaattgacaatgattttgtagaatagtataaatgttttataggCAGTTTAATCTTCATgcaaaacaattctttctttctatgatttggtggtGTTCGAACTttcttctccgaaacatggacctaactcttaattTCTACATGAAACGATGCTACTTTGATTTATAGCCAGTATTAGCACGTGGAACGTGGGTATATTTATTAAATAGTTTCGGTCGTTATTCTAACCAGCAATAATTTAGCGAAGATTGAAAGGGTTGTCCTGTTCAATGCGGACTTGATTGCAATGGATTGATCGCGTCAGGACGCGATAGTTTAAAATGCCATCTAAGTTTAAGGCTGTTCTAGAAAATGCACTAATGGTAGTAGCATAACTAGGAGCCACAGACATAATTAGGATCTGGTTATAAGCGATTCCAGTTAGCAGGGGTGGGGGTGAAGTTAAATTACAAGACAGATGTACGTAGCACAAAACCTGTATGTAATTGATCCACACAAATATGTACGGCCCTACTCGTAAAAATCAAATATCTCAACTCCCGAACGGCATTGCATCAACTTGGCCGGGATGGGAAAACCCTGTTTAACTAAGTCGCAGAAAGTGCAAGAATATATGTGAATGACTGACCATATATTTGGTACAAGGTCCCATCTAACGAGTTGCACATGGTTTTTACCTGCAACACCAATATAAGACgaatattttcagcagatattccTGACCAAGCTAGCAATGAGagcgtttttgttttgtttgctaCAGCTGTTGTATCGTATGCAAGGACATGCTTTATCAAAATAGTTATTGATTAATTCTTATAGACAGTTGTACTCACGGacaatttgattttatacaattattttttttttttgtttttgttttttgtttgttttgggtttaacgccgtttttcaacagtatttcagtcatataacggcgggcagttaacctaaccagtgttcctggattctgtaccagtacaaacctgttctccgcaagtaactgccaacttccccacatgaatcagagtggaggactaatgatttcagacacaatgtcgtttatcaaatagtcaaggagaacatacgccccgcccgaggatcgaactcacgacccgcgatccgtagaccgacgctctacctactgagctaagcgggcgggcctttATACAATTAAAGTCATTAGCAAAAGTAAAAACGTGCCATTTGCATCCAGTCCTCCACTTGAAACGCAAGTCGTGACAGATAATATCAATTATAACTTTATTTGAAaagaataatacatgtatatatgactATAGCCAATCTAATATATGTaacatatcatttaaaaaaaattatactaaGCGTGTAACATAGAacatgaattaaaaaaagatgtattatatacaaatacatagtGACAAGAACAGCATGTAGTGCTATGAAAAGAGTTTAAAATCTAAGCAATATGACAAGCTAAAATCAtgtgtttaaagaaaaaatgttacttgtaatccgcgcaccaaaaccctaaGAAATCTTAGACTAAAGAAAACTTtacaaaacatcaaataaaaatgtgaagATGATTCCATAATATTACTTtcactttaaaacatttaaacttttcaACACTTCAAAATTTACGTAGGAGTATTTAAATGTTAGTCTTATTTCTTTTAACCAAATAGTCATTGCGACAGTTTTTAagcaaaatgtttatataaatgcaTGAGGGGGTGTCTAGATACGACCAGCTAGGGTTCCGTAAATGTATTAGTCTGGATCCGAACAACGTACTTGACAGCAGAATTACGTCAAATTGCTACCATATATTAGTTCTATATTGAAGGTAGGGGgaaattttattaactttttatcaaTGGTTATCGGATTTCAATTAGCAAACTGATTTCAGGGCGTGGCATATATATGCATGGGCTTTTCGTAACTTTTGTTGTCAAGTGTGTAGATTTATGAAATAATGATTCAGACCGCAAAATGGAATGCGATTGATTTTGTATACCAGCGGACAAGTCATCACTGTGGGCATGAAAAAAGTGCacatttatcacaaaaaaaaataatgcatatagtgtaaaagaacataattataatttcttgattatttgcatattttatatgAACCTTTTATAAGTGTTCTAGTTgtctaaaatataatatatagatgataACCGATTTCCGTTGTATTTGAATTAAGTGAAGTacattgaattaaatacatgtgcattaaaatatgttatttatagctctgtgttaTAGTAGCAATAGCAAAATTGATAGAAgtataatttcatgaaatatataaaatggaagTAACAGAAGAGTAATTTATTTCCGGTAtgtacaaatgataaaaaatgtatacattttgcacaatttacaaatatatattaacatGAAATTAGGCGTATGAGAAAAAGGATGGGATGAATGTTGGGGGCAGCATATGCATTGATCCCCCCAACTTTTTACACCAAAACGTTTTTCCTCAGAAATAATAGAAGAAACTTTTTAGCCCAAAACTTTTTTTCTCAGAAATAAAAGTAGATAAAGAAAAACAGTCGGGGAGCAATTAGATATTCAGATGTACTGATAGGGATTTGAGGTGATATCTGTTTTATCCGTTTTATGGGTTTTTACGTTTCACTGGTCGGTCCCCAAATGCAATATCCTCGCATTTTTAGACTGCTCCTACGCCAATGTACGTAAATTTATTGCTCAACAAAATATGCTAATATGTCTGTTCCACTTAAATGATCTGTGTCGATTTCACGATGCAATGCTACATACGTTAGGGATACTTGTTAACATTGTACCTGCGTTGTAAGTATAAATATCAAATTCTATGTAACCTCGTGGCATTGTACTTACACAAGTTTAATGGTTTTCACTTAGCAGTGCAGTTACTATTATAATGTAGAAATGCTGCTAGATATTTCACTTAGGCTAGttataatgatattttcaattattCGTCTAAGAAGTCTTGTTGTGATACATTAAATTGCAAATGCCATGTAATTACCTCGTTAAATCTTaatacttgtgacatttttctCTTGAATGTCCAGAGTCACCTCTTTAGTTATTTCAGTTTCTGTTGATTCAGCTGCCCATGCTTTATAAGTCGTCTTCGTCGGTTTTGTTGTAGGGGAATGTGATGCGCTAGCATATGATTTAGGTCGACTGTTTGGTTCGTCAGTGGTTGCTGGACCTGGGGTACTTGCACTTTCATTTTCTCTTGACACACTGATTGAATCTTTCTTACCTTCGCCACGGGGGGACATGTTTTCCCCAGCATTTTGTGAACAATTCAAATTTTGACCTTGGTGTCCAACCGATGATCCAAGCTTTCCCTGATATTGCGAGACTACTGCATAATCATTtccatttttatcatgttttgcCCCAGAAAGACTTGTGCTATTTTCTTCGGTTGTTTGCACAAATGATACTGGACTCGATAGTGTGGGGCTTTTAAGGTCATTCTTTGCTGTGTCACGATTTATTCCAATGTTGTCATATTGTTGGCTTTTTCTACGAATTTTCTTGCCTTGGGCAATCCCTTTACTCAACATGTTACCCTCTTCGAACAGATACAATGTTGGCCAGACTACAAAGTCGATGAACTTTCCCGTTGCCGTGTATGGTTTAAATTGATTTGTGTCGAACTTATCATCCATTCGCGACAAATTTGTATCTACATACAATGGAGGATCTTGAACTGCCATCAACCAACAAAGATCAACGCTTTTCTGCAAAAACtgtgaaacatatttttgttcCTCAGATGAAAGGATCTTTCCCATATCATCGCTGTAAAGCTAAAAGATAATGTTTGTTCATTTACACTACtccatatatattattttaaagagaaatatAAACATCTTTTGATGCTATCGTCTATGGCCtgaatgattttctttttgtGTTAAACATTTCAAAGCAGTTGATATAATAATTACCATATCTATTTTTACGCCCATTTGCGATATAATTAGTTGATAAAAATCCGTTTTAACATTGCTTTTAGGTTGCATTCAATTATCTTATCTTAAGTGGATTAGAATTCGCATCAAAGGCTATAATTTGTATTGTGATAGATGAAATTCAGACGTAACGTTGACAAGCGAACAGAACGTAGGATTGACAGCTATTGTATTGAGATAAAACCAGTAGGGTTATTACCTCCCTAATATTTTTCAAGTATCTACCAGGTTCCATTTTCCTTCGATCTTTTATTGTCTTTAACATTTCTGATGGCAGTTCGTCTGTctgaaaatacaaacatattcaATGCTGATTTACGAACATTTAGCTAAAGGTACAGTACATCAAAACATTAGTTGTTCGTGCTAAATATCAATTAAAGTGTAAGGAAAGTCTGACAATTAATCTTaaatgaaagccatcctcaagccgttcataacgctgaaagaataataaaaatcGGACCACTGTTGAAAAAGAAATGGcagtttaaaatttaagaaaatggctgatcatggaggctgccattttagtgtgtttatgacgtcatttacacactgttgaattctttatttagcaaataaccttttaaatagaatgattttcataagtttcttgagtgtaaggtgtaaaacatgattttttttcattatagctggaaaaagtagagaaattattttacagaattcgaattaagtaaatacagttcaaatgtgtatctgaaaattaAATAAGTCCGCCATTTATGTAGTTGtcattgaaacaaaatggccgccaatttgaccaaatatttaaatgctcacaactttctcatttttactccaattttgaaaatgtattcacttctttaaatgattaaataaaattaacgtaagaaaaacattgcctttccctttaataaaataatttgttgtAAAGTTCTCTTTAGTTTTCCAACTTCACGTaaggaatataaataaatacttttatttttttgatttgtAGTATTACTACAATAGCAACACACACATagatatgtacaaaatgtatccCACAAACCTTTAAAAACGATTTCATGCTTTTGGTCAAATTCTCCAAGTCACTGTGAGCTTCCTTTCTGGTTGTTGAATATATAATctacaaaatattcatataaatagataaaacataaatattatagtgattgtcctgtccgtccgttcgtccgtcagtACGAGGTTAAACAAATGGGACCCGTTCGTCTAGCATCATTACTCCtcactagaatgacttgatacttatgcagatgtaacccgtgaccattcctcatcttcagacatcacctgacctcagtttgaccttgaccttgacctcattttggacttaggttgctttatatgggccatctcttggttaaccaaatgggcccgtttcgtctagcattaataccccttacaagaatgacttgatacttacGCAAATGTAACCTGTGCCCATTCCTCATCTTctgacatcacctgacctcagtttgaccttgaccttgacctcagattGGACTTAGGtggctttatatgggccatctcttggttaaccaaatgggaccgtttcgtctagcatcaataccccttaaaagaatgacttgatacttat
This window of the Mercenaria mercenaria strain notata chromosome 5, MADL_Memer_1, whole genome shotgun sequence genome carries:
- the LOC123558454 gene encoding uncharacterized protein LOC123558454; the protein is MGNDCTGSKPLTESQSGGPQKDGQPVHAKESGHHRYAAQGSHGHAVKGRHHGQPNEGMSGNSRNDQYVPEWQHSKGGQYRYTTNGQNRRPEGGRYLQGNSSEERNALELLRQENESLKITIDKLKNKSNSEITKAWDDMRERCKEAMVKKENELRLLQDKTDRRYQEIIQGKNRQIETFRQDLNKIQKERDNLMTRYSALAGSKLTDGNANIADLSDENRPTKLAEQYAELYDNEWTDAFTVLTADGTRTNDDVCRILAEAFCIIYSTTRKEAHSDLENLTKSMKSFLKTDELPSEMLKTIKDRRKMEPGRYLKNIRELYSDDMGKILSSEEQKYVSQFLQKSVDLCWLMAVQDPPLYVDTNLSRMDDKFDTNQFKPYTATGKFIDFVVWPTLYLFEEGNMLSKGIAQGKKIRRKSQQYDNIGINRDTAKNDLKSPTLSSPVSFVQTTEENSTSLSGAKHDKNGNDYAVVSQYQGKLGSSVGHQGQNLNCSQNAGENMSPRGEGKKDSISVSRENESASTPGPATTDEPNSRPKSYASASHSPTTKPTKTTYKAWAAESTETEITKEVTLDIQEKNVTSIKI